In the genome of Bacillota bacterium, one region contains:
- the nuoE gene encoding NADH-quinone oxidoreductase subunit NuoE: MQASSKQLERVAEIVSRYRNFSGAAIPILQEIQNELGYVSHEFIAKVSELTKIPASDLYGIVTFYSQFRLEPLGEYHIQICHGTACHLAGADQITEALEIAVNTKCGSTSKDGKFTLEKVACIGCCSLAPVISVNGKIHGRMTPDKARGLIRDLKGGGSRGN; this comes from the coding sequence GTGCAGGCTTCATCCAAACAGTTAGAACGAGTAGCAGAGATTGTCAGCAGATATCGTAATTTTTCAGGGGCAGCAATTCCCATTTTACAAGAAATCCAGAACGAACTTGGCTATGTATCCCATGAATTTATTGCAAAGGTATCGGAGCTGACCAAGATACCTGCCAGCGATTTATACGGAATCGTAACATTTTATTCTCAATTTCGGTTAGAGCCGCTGGGCGAGTATCACATCCAAATCTGCCATGGTACCGCCTGTCATTTAGCTGGAGCTGACCAGATTACAGAAGCGCTGGAAATAGCGGTCAACACAAAATGCGGCAGCACCAGCAAGGATGGCAAGTTTACCTTAGAAAAGGTAGCCTGCATCGGCTGCTGCAGCTTAGCTCCGGTAATCAGTGTTAACGGAAAAATTCACGGCAGAATGACCCCAGACAAAGCGCGCGGTCTAATTCGGGATCTGAAAGGTGGTGGAAGCCGTGGAAACTAA